In Sporosarcina sp. PTS2304, a genomic segment contains:
- the nhaC gene encoding Na+/H+ antiporter NhaC: MFPIKAIHTPTVKASAILTALIVAMISMSIVTFNSVPHVPILFAILLLFGYGLRKKLSYKELERGLVEGASAGMSAVFLFFFIGILVSSWMMSGTIPTIIYAGLQLITPTFFYAIVFVVTAIIGLAVGSSLTTVATIGVAFISMAHILELSLPLVAGAIVSGAFFGDKMSPLSDTTNLASSIVGVDLFEHIRNMGWTTIPAFFISLLLFGILSPNVTTANLDSVETFSTALLGTNLIHWYTLIPVAILIVLTFVKVPAILTLAVSAVSAVMIAYIHTFYGVSDVLKILFSGYEGTTGVEAVDALLSRGDGMEGMMFTISLVLLALSMGGMLFTLGIVQCLLKKIESLLRKVSSVILTSALTAIGINILIGEQYLSILLTGQAFQSSYEKVGLANKNLSRVMEDAGTVINPLVPWSVAGIFITTVLDVSTVAYLPFAFFCLLSPVLTVLFGYLGKTLTRI, from the coding sequence GTGTTTCCCATCAAGGCAATTCATACACCTACTGTCAAAGCATCCGCAATTTTGACTGCACTTATTGTAGCGATGATTAGCATGAGCATTGTTACATTTAATTCAGTTCCACATGTACCGATATTATTCGCAATTTTATTATTATTTGGTTATGGTTTACGGAAGAAACTTTCGTATAAAGAGTTGGAACGAGGATTAGTTGAGGGTGCAAGCGCAGGAATGAGTGCAGTTTTTCTATTTTTCTTTATCGGAATACTCGTTAGCAGTTGGATGATGAGTGGGACGATTCCTACCATTATCTATGCCGGCCTTCAATTAATTACACCCACTTTCTTTTATGCGATTGTTTTTGTTGTTACGGCCATTATCGGTTTAGCTGTAGGTAGTTCACTGACGACAGTTGCTACAATCGGTGTTGCATTCATTAGTATGGCACATATTTTGGAATTATCGTTGCCACTTGTTGCCGGCGCAATTGTGTCAGGTGCATTTTTCGGAGATAAAATGTCTCCTTTGTCAGATACGACTAACCTGGCATCTTCTATTGTAGGTGTGGATTTATTTGAACATATACGAAATATGGGATGGACAACGATTCCTGCATTTTTTATCTCGCTGCTCTTGTTCGGTATATTGTCTCCGAATGTGACGACTGCGAATTTAGACAGCGTAGAAACTTTCAGCACTGCTCTGCTTGGCACAAATTTAATCCACTGGTATACATTGATTCCAGTGGCAATTCTTATTGTTTTAACATTCGTGAAGGTTCCAGCTATTTTAACACTGGCTGTTAGCGCAGTTTCTGCTGTCATGATCGCCTATATTCATACATTTTATGGCGTTTCTGATGTGTTGAAGATTTTATTCAGCGGGTACGAGGGGACAACAGGCGTTGAAGCTGTAGACGCATTATTGTCGCGTGGTGATGGTATGGAAGGAATGATGTTTACCATTTCACTAGTGTTGCTGGCGCTTAGTATGGGGGGCATGTTGTTCACTCTAGGAATTGTTCAATGTTTACTCAAGAAAATCGAAAGCCTATTGCGTAAAGTATCTTCTGTCATCTTGACATCTGCACTTACCGCTATAGGCATTAATATACTGATTGGAGAACAGTATTTGTCTATATTATTAACAGGACAAGCTTTCCAGTCCAGCTACGAGAAAGTAGGACTGGCCAATAAAAACTTGAGCCGTGTAATGGAGGATGCGGGAACAGTGATCAATCCGCTCGTCCCTTGGAGTGTGGCAGGAATTTTCATCACAACTGTTCTTGACGTATCCACTGTCGCTTATTTACCATTCGCGTTCTTCTGTTTACTAAGTCCTGTACTGACTGTTTTATTTGGCTATTTAGGTAAAACGTTAACACGTATTTAA